From a region of the Alnus glutinosa chromosome 1, dhAlnGlut1.1, whole genome shotgun sequence genome:
- the LOC133875353 gene encoding serine/threonine-protein kinase STY13-like → MDLRSEDVGGVKTEKKMGNQEENSKVKGTGSVSSKGMMFRADQIDLKSLDMQLEKHLSRVWSKNIDIQRPKEEWEIDLSKLDIRYNIADGTYGSVYRGTYDSQDVAVKLLDWGEDGMATSAETAALRASFRQEVAVWHKLDHPNVTKFVGASMGTSNLKIPSKNPSIDGRNSLPSRACCVVVEYLPCGTLKKFLIRNKRKKLAFKVVIQLALDLSRGLSYLHSQSIVHRDVKTENMLLDAQQTLKIADFGVARVEAQNPRDMTGETGTLGYMAPEVLDGKPYNRRCDVYSFGICLWEIYCCDMPYPDLSFADVSSAVVRQNLRPEIPRCCPSSLAHIMRKCWDANPDKRPQMDEVVRMLEGIDTSKGGGMIPEDQAPSCFCFSPARGP, encoded by the exons ATGGATTTGAGGTCTGAGGATGTTGGAGGTGTTAAGACAGAAAAGAAGATGGGCAATCAAGAAGAGAATTCAAAAGTAAAGGGTACAGGAAGTGTTAGTAGTAAAGGTATGATGTTCCGAGCAGATCAAATTGATTTGAAAAGCTTGGATATGCAGCTGGAGAAGCACCTGAGCCGGGTTTGGTCGAAAAACATCGATATCCAAAGGCCCAAAGAAGAGTGGGAGATTGATTTATCTAAATTGGATATCAGATATAATATAGCTGACGGGACCTATGGTTCTGTATACAGGGGTACTTACGACAGCCAAGATGTTGCAG TGAAGCTGTTGGACTGGGGAGAGGATGGTATGGCCACATCTGCTGAAACTGCCGCTCTGCGGGCATCATTTCGCCAAGAGGTTGCGGTTTGGCACAAGCTTGACCATCCTAACGTTACAAAA TTTGTTGGAGCTTCAATGGGAACTTCAAATCTTAAGATACCTTCTAAAAACCCTTCAATTGATGGTCGCAATTCCCTTCCTTCTAGGGCATGTTGTGTAGTTGTGGAGTATCTCCCTTGCGGGACCCTAAAAAAGTTCTTGATAAGAAATAAGCGAAAGAAACTTGCCTTCAAGGTTGTGATCCAACTTGCTTTGGACCTCTCTAGAGG TCTTAGCTATCTACACTCACAGAGTATTGTACACCGTGATGTAAAGACAGAAAATATGTTACTTGATGCTCAACAAACTCTAAAAATTGCTGATTTTGGTGTTGCCCGTGTTGAAGCTCAGAATCCAAGGGACATGACTGGTGAAACGGGTACCCTTGGATACATGGCCCCAGAG GTTCTTGATGGTAAACCTTATAATAGAAGATGTGACGTGTACAGCTTTGGCATATGCTTATGGGAAATTTATTGCTGTGATATGCCCTACCCAGATCTTAGCTTCGCTGATGTTTCATCTGCAGTTGTTCGACAG AACTTGCGTCCGGAAATCCCCAGATGTTGTCCAAGTTCTTTAGCACATATCATGCGCAAGTGCTGGGATGCAAATCCGGATAAACGTCCTCAAATGGATGAGGTGGTGCGAATGTTAGAAGGAATTGATACAAGCAAAGGAGGAGGGATGATACCAGAAGACCAAGCTCCGAGCTGTTTCTGTTTTTCCCCTGCTCGTGGTCCCTGA
- the LOC133875363 gene encoding homocysteine S-methyltransferase 3-like, producing the protein MGLGAGAEEKSSSFMSEFIRKCGGYVVIDGGFATELERHGADLNDPLWSAKCLIDSPHLVRRVHLDYLNSGANIILTASYQATIQGFEAKGLSSEEAEALLRKSVEIACEAREIYHERCTKDSWDFMENGTSSSRRPILVAASVGSYGAYLADGSEYSGNYGDAITLETLKDFHRRRVQILANSGADLIAFETIPNKLEAKAYAELLEEEGIEIPAWFSFNSKDGVNVVSGDPISECASIADSCKQVVAVGINCTPPRFIHGLITSIQKVTSKPILVYPNSGETYDGRAKQWVKSSGDVDEDFVSYIGKWREAGASLFGGCCRTSPKTIRGIARALPSKN; encoded by the exons ATGGGTTTAGGAGCTGGTGCGGAGGAGAAGTCGTCGTCGTTTATGTCCGAGTTCATTCGGAAGTGCGGTGGCTACGTTGTCATTGACGGCGGCTTTGCCACGGAGCTCGAACGACACGGGGCTGACCTCAATGACCCTCTTTGGAGCGCCAAGTGCCTTATTGATTCTCCTCATCTTGTCAGAAGG GTTCACCTAGATTACCTCAACTCCGGTGCAAATATTATACTAACAGCATCTTATCAG GCCACCATTCAGGGCTTCGAGGCTAAAGGCTTGTCCAGTGAAGAAGCTGAAGCTTTGCTTAGGAAAAGTGTAGAAATTGCATGCGAGGCCCGGGAAATTTACCATGAAAGGTGCACAAAAGATTCTTGGGATTTCATGGAAAATGGGACGAGTTCGAGTCGACGTCCAATTCTAGTTGCAGCTTCTGTGGGCAGCTATGGAGCTTATTTAGCTGATGGTTCTGAGTATAG CGGAAACTACGGTGACGCAATTACTTTGGAAACGTTGAAGGATTTTCACAGAAGAAGGGTGCAGATTCTGGCAAACTCAGGTGCTGACCTAATTGCGTTTGAAACAATCCCAAACAAGTTAGAAGCGAAG GCATATGCTGAGCTCCTTGAGGAAGAAGGCATAGAAATTCCAGCATGGTTTTCTTTCAATTCTAAGGATGGAGTTAATGTGGTTAGTGGCGATCCTATTTCAGAGTGTGCCTCCATTGCAGATTCTTGCAAGCAGGTTGTTGCTGTTGGAATCAACTGTACCCCTCCTAGATTTATCCATGGACTAATTACATCTATTCAAAAG GTAACAAGTAAACCAATTCTGGTATATCCCAACAGTGGTGAGACTTATGACGGTCGGGCCAAGCAATGGGTG AAATCAAGTGGGGATGTGGATGAAGATTTTGTCTCATACATTGGCAAGTGGAGGGAAGCTGGGGCTTCTCTGTTTGGTGGGTGCTGCAGGACTAGCCCCAAAACTATTAGAGGCATAGCCAGGGCGCTCCCTAGTAAAAACTAA
- the LOC133875372 gene encoding protein RDM1 → MKRSVPWNEQIDVISSDDSSSSDSEIEVNDGFDSNHPANNGCDDKQPINDGCDGKQPMNNISLDQPATKIRSEDALIRRAEMYQEYMKQIPIPIHRGSVIPFTTWMGLGKSIKQLYGQPLHYLTNNLLKQWDQMRIGSEDEQRPLDTIIHPCKAEATIWLAEEVHRTTSSHLHLAKLWLFDPMHHAFVDSIFPQL, encoded by the exons ATGAAGAGGTCAGTGCCATGGAACGAGCAGATTGATGTTATATCATCAGATGATTCTTCTTCCTCGGACTCAGAGATAGAAGTCAATGATGGGTTTGACAGCAATCATCCAGCCAACAATGGATGTGACGACAAGCAGCCAATCAATGATGGGTGCGATGGCAAGCAGCCAATGAATAATATATCATTAGATCAACCTGCCACAAAAATAAGATCTGAAG ATGCATTAATCAGAAGGGCAGAAATGTATCAGGAATACATGAAGCAGATCCCAATCCCTATACACCGTGGCTCTGTCATTCCATTTACCACATGGATGGGATTGGGCAAATCCATTAAGCAGTTATATGGTCAGCCCCTGCACTACCTCACCAATAATCTCCTAAAACAGTGGGACCAAATGAGAATTGGCAGTGAGGATGAACAAAGGCCTTTGGATACCATAATTCACCCTTGTAAAGCTGAAGCCACCATCTGGCTCGCTGAAGAAGTCCATCGCACCACCTCATCTCATCTTCATCTAGCCAAGCTTTGGCTTTTTGACCCAATGCACCATGCTTTTGTCGACTCCATTTTTCCACAGTTATGA
- the LOC133858693 gene encoding LOW QUALITY PROTEIN: pentatricopeptide repeat-containing protein At3g22670, mitochondrial-like (The sequence of the model RefSeq protein was modified relative to this genomic sequence to represent the inferred CDS: inserted 1 base in 1 codon): MSKMLSKFQLPKLLCHSLCRRITSTDVLPYNPFCTTADPTQIAESPELPSWVKFCETKNCATADSDDDFVIPSLAHWVENRKLHDHGQVVKPTLSETTETDVDKISKILKNRYPSPDDVAQALNGSGFIASTSLVEQLLKRFSSDWVPAFGVFIWAKMQTGYRHSPELYDFMVDVLGKSRKFHTMWELVEEMNQLGGYVTLVTMSKVMRRLAKAGRYKEAVEAFRNIVRFDVSKDIRAMNVLMDALVKESSVEHAHDVSLEFKNVIPLNSHSLNVLIHGWCKARKLDHAKKAMEDMEKHGFQPDVSTYTXFIKAYSHENDFCKVDEILDEMKEKGCTPNVVTYTIVMHALGKAGRVTEALEVYEKMKMKGCVPDTSFYSSLIFILGKAGRLKDAHDLFEDMGKQGVNRDVLTYNTLISCYCSHLQEETALKLLQKMEEDSCKPDLKTYAPLLKMCCRKKRMKVLYILLDHMFRNDISIEVGTYSLLVRGLCKNGKLEHACLFFEETVLKGMVPNDCTYKMLMEELEGKSMTKAKEHIEKLMSNAREQRSI; this comes from the exons ATGTCCAAAATGCTCTCAAAGTTTCAACTTCCCAAGCTTCTCTGTCATTCACTTTGCCGAAGAATAACCAGTACCGATGTGCTGCCTTACAACCCTTTCTGCACCACGGCCGACCCAACTCAAATCGCCGAGTCGCCCGAGCTTCCAAGCTGGGTCAAATTCTGTGAGACCAAGAACTGTGCAACCGCAGATTCAGATGATGACTTTGTCATACCTTCACTTGCTCATTGGGTTGAGAACCGCAAACTCCATGATCACGGCCAAGTTGTTAAGCCAACGCTAAGCGAAACCACCGAAACCGACGTCGACAAGATCAGTAAAATCCTCAAGAATCGGTACCCATCGCCGGATGATGTAGCTCAAGCTCTAAATGGGTCTGGTTTTATTGCATCAACCAGTTTGGTTGAACAGCTTCTGAAGAGGTTTAGCAGCGATTGGGTCCCCGCTTTCGGAGTTTTCATTTGGGCAAAAATGCAGACAGGTTATAGGCATTCGCCGGAGCTATATGACTTCATGGTCGATGTCTTAGGAAAATCGAGGAAGTTTCATACCATGTGGGAGTTGGTGGAGGAAATGAATCAGTTAGGAGGGTATGTCACATTGGTCACTATGAGTAAGGTCATGAGGAGGCTTGCAAAGGCTGGTAGGTACAAGGAAGCAGTTGAGGCATTTAGGAACATAGTGCGGTTTGATGTGAGCAAAGATATCAGAGCAATGAATGTACTGATGGATGCATTGGTGAAAGAGAGTAGTGTTGAGCATGCCCATGATGTTTCCTTGGAGTTCAAGAATGTGATACCTTTGAATTCTCACTCTCTCAATGTTTTGATACATGGGTGGTGCAAAGCCAGGAAATTAGACCATGCCAAAAAAGCTATGGAGGATATGGAGAAACATGGGTTTCAGCCCGATGTATCGACCTATA TTTTCATTAAAGCGTATTCtcatgaaaatgatttttgcaaaGTGGATGAAATTCTtgatgaaatgaaagaaaaggggTGCACACCTAATGTGGTGACTTATACTATTGTAATGCATGCTCTAGGTAAGGCAGGGCGGGTAACTGAAGCTTTGGAGGTTTatgagaagatgaagatgaagggTTGTGTTCCTGATACTTCATTTTATAGCTCTTTGATATTCATTCTTGGTAAGGCTGGTAGGCTTAAAGATGCACACGATTTATTTGAGGATATGGGGAAGCAGGGAGTTAATCGAGACGTACTGACGTATAATACTTTGATTTCTTGTTATTGCTCGCATTTGCAAGAAGAGACAGCTTTGAAGTTGCTTCAGAAAATGGAAGAGGATTCTTGCAAGCCGGATCTTAAGACTTATGCTCCTCTATTGAAGATGTGCTGCAGAAAGAAGAGAATGAAGGTGCTTTATATCTTGTTAGACCACATGTTTAGAAATGACATTAGTATTGAAGTAGGAACTTACTCGCTTTTGGTGCGCGGTTTATGTAAGAACGGAAAACTCGAACACGCATGCTTGTTTTTTGAAGAGACGGTGTTGAAGGGAATGGTTCCAAATGACTGCACATACAAGATGTTGATGGAAGAACTTGAGGGCAAGAGTATGACAAAAGCAAAGGAACACATTGAGAAGTTGATGTCAAATGCAAGAGAACAAAGAAGCATTTAA